CTACGGCGCCATCGCCGCCGTGGTGGGCGTCCGGACCGGCCAAGCGAACTGGCTGCGCACGGGCGAGCGGGCCGCGATAGGCGTCTGGCTGCTCATCACCGCCTGCATTGCCCTCATGCTCTACGCCTTCCTGACCTTCGACTTCTCCGTACGCTACGTCGCCGTGAACACGAACCGCGGCACGCCCTTCTACTACCGCATTACCGCGCTTTGGGGCGCGCTCGAGGGCTCCATCGTGCTCTGGGCGTGGATGCTCTCGATCTACACGCTGATCGTGGTCGTCCGCTACCGGCGCCGGCAGCCCGAGCTCTATCCCTGGGTCCTCTCGGTCATGCTGGGCATCCTCGCCTTCTTCCTCCTCATCATGAGCATTCCGGCCCCGCCCTTCGAGCGCCTGTCTCCCATTCCGCCGGACGGGCGCGGCCTCAATCCCCTCCTCGAGGACTCCGGCATGATCACGCACCCCGTGGCCCTCTACCTGGGCTTCACGGGCTTCAGCGTCCCCTTCGCCTTTGCCATGGCCGCGCTCCTCGTGGGGCGCACGGGCGACGAGTGGATCACCATCACCCGGCGCTGGACCATCGTGGCCTGGTACTTCCTCTCGCTGGGGCTGCTCATCGGCGGGTGGTGGAGCTACCACGTGCTCGGCTGGGGAGGCTACTGGGCCTGGGATCCCGTGGAGAACGCGGCCTTCATGCCCTGGCTCACGGGCACGGCCTTCCTGCACTCGGTGATGATCCAGGAGCGCCGGCGCATGCTCAAGCTCTGGAACCTGACCCTGATCATCCTGACCTTCGGCCTCACGCTGTTCGGAACATTTCTCACTCGCTCGGGCATCATCGGCTCCGTCCACTCTTTCACGCAGAGCTCCATCGGCGTCTTCTTCCTGGCCTTTCTGGCCCTGACCCTGCTGGGCGCCTTCTCGCTGCTCGCGTGGCGGACGGGCGGGCTGCGGGCCCAGGGCGAGCTCGACTCCGCGGTCTCGCGCGAGTCCGTCTTCCTCCTGAACAACCTCTTTCTGATCGCGGCCACCTTCACCGTCTTCTTCGGGACGGTCTTCCCGCTGCTGTCGGAAGCCGTGCGCGGCGTCAAGGTCAGCGTGGGCGCGCCCTTCTTCAACCTCGTGAATATCCCGATCTTCCTGGCCCTTCTCTTCCTCATGGGGGTGGGCCCTCTCATCGCCTGGCGCCGCGCCTCCGCCGAGAACCTGAAACGGAACTTCCTCAAGCCTGTCCTGGCCGGCATCGGCGCCGCGGGGGTAATGAGACTGCTCGGGGTGGGCAATGTCCTCGTGCTCACGGCCATGGCTCTCGTGGTCTTCGTGGCGGGCACTATCGCCCTCGACTACGTACGGGCCGTCCGCGCGCGCCGGCGGAGCGGCGATGGGTGGGGGACGGCCACCTGGGGCCTGCTCCTTCGCCAGAACCGACGCTATGGCGGCTTCGTGGTCCACCTGGGCATCCTCGTCGTCGCGCTCGGCGTGGCGGGATCGCAGGCCTGGCAGATCCAGACCGAGGTCACCCTCGACAAGGGCCAGAGCGTCGAGATGGATGGCTACCGGACGCGCTACCGCGTGCGCTTCGATGGGCTCTCGGCGTCTGAGGAGTCCAACCACGCCAAGGTCACGGGCACCTTTACCCTGACGGATGGGCGCGGGATGGAGGAGGTCCTCTCGCCGGGACGCAAGTTCTACCCCCAGGAGCAGACGCCCATCGCCGCCGTGGACTACCGTCTGGGTATATTCGAGGACGTCTATCTGGTCCTGGGCGACTTCGCGCGCGACGGCTCTCAGGCCACCATCAAGCTCCAGGTCAACCGCATGGTGTCCTGGCTCTGGATCGGTGGGCTCGTGCTCACGCTGGGAGCGGCGCTCGCCATCCTGCCCGATCACCGGAAGCCCGCGTGAAGGGAGGCTGGCTACGCTGGACCATCCCGGCCGCGGTCGTGCCGGTGCTGGCCCTTTTGGCTTATGGCTTCTGGACGAACCCGCGCGAGATCCCCTCACCTCTCCTCGGCCGGCCCGCGGCGCCCTTCGCGCTCACGACCTTCGACAAGACACCCCTCACCCTGCAGGACCTCCGGGGCAAGGTGGTGCTCATCAACTTCTGGGCTTCATGGTGTATCCCCGCCTGCTACGACGAGGCGCCGGCGCTCGAGCGCACCTGGCTCGCCTACAAGGACAAGGGCGTGATGGTGGTTGGCGTCAACGTGCAGGACACCGAGGAGCCGGCGCGGAAATTCCTGGCTCGCTTCCAGCACTCCTTCCCGAATGCCCCCGACCCCCGGGGTTATGTCGCCGTGGAGTACGGAGTCTACGGCGTGCCCGAGACGTTTTTCATTGACCGCCGCGGCCGCGTCCGCTTCAAGCACGTGGGCGCACTCACCGACGAGGCCGCGCGCAAGCGCCTCGACGCGCTCCTCGAGGAGCCCTCGTGATCCGGGTTTATTCAGCCCTCGCCTCGCCGCTCTCGTCGCCTGCGGCTCCTCGGCAGCGTCTCAGCTCGAGAATCATCTCAGCCCTCGCCTCGCCGCTGATCCACTCAGCTCTCGTCTCAGGGCTTCGCCCTTCAACTCGAACCGCCACGCCGGCGGGATCAACTCAGCGTCTCGGCTCGAAAATCATCTCAGCCCTCGCCGTGCTCGCGGTCTCGGCAGTGCTGAGCACGGCGGCGCCTGCCGCAGTGCCCGTGGACGAGCGCGTCGTCCACGAGCTGGCCGCCCAGCTCCGCTGCGTGGTCTGTCAGACTCTCTCGGTGGCCGACTCGCCCTCGGAGACGGCGAACCAGATGCGCCAGATCATCCGCGAGCGCCTGGCTGCCGGCGAGACTCCCGAGCAGGTGCGCCAGTACTTCGTCCAGAGATACGGGGAGTGGATCCTGCTCGCGCCGCCCAAGGAAGGGTTCAACCTCCTCGTCTGGACGGTGCCTTTCGTCGGGCTCGGGGCCGGATTGGTGCTTGTCGTCATCGTCCTCCGGCGCTGGAGCCGGAAGCCGGCCGCCGTCCCCTCGACGCCGGTGGATCCCGCGATGCGAGAGCGCATCAGGCGGGAGATGTCCGGGGGCGGCAATCCGTGACCACGGCGCAGTGGATCACCATCCTTGCCATTGGACTGCCCGCGCTCGCCATCGTCCTCTGGCCGCTCGTGGGCGCGCGCGCGCGATCCCCGCAATCGCCACGGCGCTTCGACGACCGGCTGGAGCTCGAGGAGGCAAAGGCCTCCATCTATCAGGCCCTCGCCGAGCTCGACTTCGACCACGAGACGGGCTCGCTCTCCCACGACGACTACCGCTCGCTGCGAGACAGGTATGAAAGCCGCGCCGCCGAGGTCATCGCTCAGCTCGACGCCATGGGGCCGGTGATCATGCCGACCGCGGCCGATCCGGTGCCCGTGGCGCCGCGCCCATGGACCCGGCGTCCGGCCACCCTCATCGTGGGCGGCCTGGCCATGCTGGCCCTGGGCGTCGGACTCGGCGTCGGAATCAGCCGCTACACGACACCGGCGGACACCATGATTCCGCCCGAGAGTCGGTTGCCCGTACCCATGAGCCCTGATCCCGGGCCGCTGCTCCAGGGCAAGTCGGGCGCACCGATGAAGCCCATCCCCCCCGAGATGCTGGCGGGGATGCTGCGGGCGGCCCGTCAGAGCCTGACGGAAGGTCGTTACCCGGAGGCCATCGCGGCCTATCAGGCCGTGCTGAAGCGAGACGAGAAGAACGTCGACGCCATGACCCACCTGGCCCTCATCGTGGCCATGGGCGGGCATGCCGATGCCGCGCTCGAGACCTTCGACAAGGCGCTCAAGATAAACCCGGACTATGCGCCGGCCCTTCTCTACCGAGGCCAGGTCCTCTACGAGGACAAGCGCGACTATGCCGGCGCCATCAAGGCCTGGCAGCGCTTCATTGCGCTGGTCCCGCCCGGCGAGGATCGCGATCGCGTCACCGCCCTCATCAAGGACGCACAGCGGGAAGCCAAGCAGAAGACACCCGCGAAGTAGTCGGTCGGCTCCCGCAGCGTCCTGCCGTGTACTCGCTCTCGGGGCTCCTGGCCTCCGAGGCTACGAGGCAGCCTCCATCCGCGGGTGGGTATGCGCTCATCCCGCGTAGCGCTCCTCGACCGTCACTGCGAATACAACCACGCCGACAAGGCCGATCAGGCCCGCCATCCAGAACGGGAGCGCGGGCGTGACCTCCCAGAGCAGCCCGCCGATGAACGCGGCCGGCGCG
This portion of the Candidatus Methylomirabilota bacterium genome encodes:
- a CDS encoding tetratricopeptide repeat protein; the protein is MTTAQWITILAIGLPALAIVLWPLVGARARSPQSPRRFDDRLELEEAKASIYQALAELDFDHETGSLSHDDYRSLRDRYESRAAEVIAQLDAMGPVIMPTAADPVPVAPRPWTRRPATLIVGGLAMLALGVGLGVGISRYTTPADTMIPPESRLPVPMSPDPGPLLQGKSGAPMKPIPPEMLAGMLRAARQSLTEGRYPEAIAAYQAVLKRDEKNVDAMTHLALIVAMGGHADAALETFDKALKINPDYAPALLYRGQVLYEDKRDYAGAIKAWQRFIALVPPGEDRDRVTALIKDAQREAKQKTPAK
- a CDS encoding redoxin domain-containing protein; this translates as MKGGWLRWTIPAAVVPVLALLAYGFWTNPREIPSPLLGRPAAPFALTTFDKTPLTLQDLRGKVVLINFWASWCIPACYDEAPALERTWLAYKDKGVMVVGVNVQDTEEPARKFLARFQHSFPNAPDPRGYVAVEYGVYGVPETFFIDRRGRVRFKHVGALTDEAARKRLDALLEEPS
- a CDS encoding cytochrome c-type biogenesis protein — translated: MLAVSAVLSTAAPAAVPVDERVVHELAAQLRCVVCQTLSVADSPSETANQMRQIIRERLAAGETPEQVRQYFVQRYGEWILLAPPKEGFNLLVWTVPFVGLGAGLVLVVIVLRRWSRKPAAVPSTPVDPAMRERIRREMSGGGNP
- a CDS encoding heme lyase CcmF/NrfE family subunit; this translates as YGAIAAVVGVRTGQANWLRTGERAAIGVWLLITACIALMLYAFLTFDFSVRYVAVNTNRGTPFYYRITALWGALEGSIVLWAWMLSIYTLIVVVRYRRRQPELYPWVLSVMLGILAFFLLIMSIPAPPFERLSPIPPDGRGLNPLLEDSGMITHPVALYLGFTGFSVPFAFAMAALLVGRTGDEWITITRRWTIVAWYFLSLGLLIGGWWSYHVLGWGGYWAWDPVENAAFMPWLTGTAFLHSVMIQERRRMLKLWNLTLIILTFGLTLFGTFLTRSGIIGSVHSFTQSSIGVFFLAFLALTLLGAFSLLAWRTGGLRAQGELDSAVSRESVFLLNNLFLIAATFTVFFGTVFPLLSEAVRGVKVSVGAPFFNLVNIPIFLALLFLMGVGPLIAWRRASAENLKRNFLKPVLAGIGAAGVMRLLGVGNVLVLTAMALVVFVAGTIALDYVRAVRARRRSGDGWGTATWGLLLRQNRRYGGFVVHLGILVVALGVAGSQAWQIQTEVTLDKGQSVEMDGYRTRYRVRFDGLSASEESNHAKVTGTFTLTDGRGMEEVLSPGRKFYPQEQTPIAAVDYRLGIFEDVYLVLGDFARDGSQATIKLQVNRMVSWLWIGGLVLTLGAALAILPDHRKPA